The Syntrophotalea acetylenivorans genome contains the following window.
CCAACACCCCCGATCTCTATCGGGATCCCCCCTTTGTTCTGGTCAGTGACGAACTGTGCGACAAAGGCCCCCTGGGCGGAATCCATATCGGCCTTAAGACGGCAAGCTCTCGCCAGGTTTACTTCCTGGCCTGCGACATGCCCAACATCAATCTCGACTATATCCGCTTCATGCAGCAACGCCTGCGAGGCGGCACAAACACCGCCTGCATCACCCGCTTTGGCGATTGGATCGAGCCCTTTAACGCCTTCTATGCCCGCGATTTGGTACCAGGCATCGAAGACTATCTTCATCGCGGCCACCATTCCCTCTTTCAGTTTCTTCACGAACACGACACTCACTATGTCAGTGAAGCGGATGCCAGGCGCTACAGTCCCGACTGGCAGATGTTCCTCAACCTTAACACCCGTGAAGAATTTGAAACCTGGCGCAGCGCTAGTCCCGACACGGGGTTCAACCCTTCCTGGGTCGTCGAGTCCCGCTGATAAGGGGTTCCTTAAGCAAAGGGCTTGCACTAGGCGTTAACGATCTGTATTGTCCTTCAGCACATTGTGAAAAATCACCATCCCCCATTCTATTCATTTACAGGCTGACCTTTGACTCAACCGGATATTATCGTTATTGGCGGCGGTGCCGCCGGCATGATGGCCGCTGGCCAGGCGGCGCAAGCCGGCGCCCGCACCCTGCTCTTAGAGAAGATGCCATTGCCCGGGCGCAAGCTCGGCATCACCGGCAAAGGCCGCTGCAATCTCACCAACAGTGCTGAAATGCGCGAGTTCATCGCCCACTTTGGTCCCTCAGGACGCTTTTTGCGGCAAGCCTTCGCGCGTTTTTTCAATGTTGACTTGATGGATTTCTTTGAAGACCTCGGTCTCAAGCTGGTTACCGAGCGGGGCGGGCGGGTGTTTCCCGCCAGCGGTCAGGCCGGTGACGTGTTGAGAACGCTGCGCCGCTGGCTGCAGGAGGTCGGCGTCACCGTACAAACCTCGGCGACCGTCGAAAGGCTGGTGGTGACCGATGGCCGATTGACCGGGGTTGTCTGCAACGGTCAAGAGATTCCTTGCAAAGCGGCGATTCTGGCCACCGGCGGGGCTTCCTATCCAGCTACGGGCTCCACCGGGGACGGCTATCGCTTCGCCGCCGCCGCAGGTCATCATATTATCGATATCCGGCCGGCCCTGGTGCCCCTCGAGACGGCCGATTCTGTTACCGGGCGCATGGCCGACCTCAACCTGCGCAACGTCCAAGCCCGGTTGCTGGTCAACGGTAAAAAGGTGGCGGAAGATTTCGGCGAGCTGGTCTTCAGCAAGTCGGGAGTCACCGGTCCAATCATCCTGACCCTGAGCGGCTTGGCGGTAGACGCCCTGCGCAGCAACCATAAAGTGGAATTATCTCTCGATCTCAAACCGGCCCTCGACGAGCAAAAACTCGACCGCCGCCTGCTGCGCGATCTGGACGCCCGCGGCAAGGAGCCCATCTCCAGCCTGTTGCGGGGTCTTTTACCCGCAGCCATGGTGCCGGTCTGCCTCGATCTTACCGGTCTTCCCGCAGAGCGCACAGCCGCCACCCTGAACGCCAAAGAACGCCGTAAACTAGGCCGTTGGATCAAGGACTTTCGTCTTGAAATCAGCGGTCATCGTCCCTTTAGCGAGGCTATTGTTACCGCCGGTGGCGTCGAAACGAA
Protein-coding sequences here:
- a CDS encoding molybdenum cofactor guanylyltransferase is translated as MDREFGSAVILAGGKSRRMGFDKQFLQIKNHYLLCHHGKQLANLFDQIIVVTNTPDLYRDPPFVLVSDELCDKGPLGGIHIGLKTASSRQVYFLACDMPNINLDYIRFMQQRLRGGTNTACITRFGDWIEPFNAFYARDLVPGIEDYLHRGHHSLFQFLHEHDTHYVSEADARRYSPDWQMFLNLNTREEFETWRSASPDTGFNPSWVVESR
- a CDS encoding NAD(P)/FAD-dependent oxidoreductase — encoded protein: MTQPDIIVIGGGAAGMMAAGQAAQAGARTLLLEKMPLPGRKLGITGKGRCNLTNSAEMREFIAHFGPSGRFLRQAFARFFNVDLMDFFEDLGLKLVTERGGRVFPASGQAGDVLRTLRRWLQEVGVTVQTSATVERLVVTDGRLTGVVCNGQEIPCKAAILATGGASYPATGSTGDGYRFAAAAGHHIIDIRPALVPLETADSVTGRMADLNLRNVQARLLVNGKKVAEDFGELVFSKSGVTGPIILTLSGLAVDALRSNHKVELSLDLKPALDEQKLDRRLLRDLDARGKEPISSLLRGLLPAAMVPVCLDLTGLPAERTAATLNAKERRKLGRWIKDFRLEISGHRPFSEAIVTAGGVETKEVDPRTMESRLTEGLYLAGELLDLQAETGGYNLQAAFSTGWLAGRCAAEAVQEGDL